CATCTGGCGCTGGGCCGCGCGCTGCATGGCGGAGGCGTTCTTCATCGCTTCCTGGATCACGGCGCCCGTTCCGGCAGGCCCCTTGCGCAACAGCGAGCGGGTTGCTGCGCGCACCTGCGCAAGCAATCTCTGGTTGAGTTTCATAGGCTCTCCTTGTGGGCGCATAAGATGAATCTCGGGCCGGAGGCTTACACCAGCCTTGCAAGGCCAGCGGCCGTGCGCGTGTTAATCTAAGGAATGCTTCCCACTTTCCAACCCGGCCTGCGTTTCACATGGCAGTACACGGTGCCTGAGCGTGCGACCGTACCGAATATTTATCACGATACCTTGTTTTGCCGAGATATGCCGGACGTGTTGGCAACCGGCTACTTGGTGGGGATGATGGAACTTGCCTGCCTGCACGGAATGATGCCCTACGTGGACTGGCCGCGAGAGCAGAGCCTGGGCACGATGGTGAGCTTCCGCCATCTCGCGCCGAGCGCGCCGGGAACGACGCTCACGATCCACGGACAGGTGCTGGAAGTGG
Above is a genomic segment from Massilia sp. KIM containing:
- a CDS encoding thioesterase family protein; this translates as MPDVLATGYLVGMMELACLHGMMPYVDWPREQSLGTMVSFRHLAPSAPGTTLTIHGQVLEVEGRRVRFQVEAWDEGEKVCEGTHERCLIDAGRFADKLARKRAALEKNQEQPST